AGTTTCTGGAGCCCTTACGGGCCCTGGCTCCGGACCTCATCGTGGTGGCGGCCTACGGAAAGATCTTGCCCCGGGAGGTCCTGGAGCTTCCCCGTTACGGGTGCTGGAACATTCATGCCTCACTCCTTCCCAAATACCGGGGGGCGGACCCCATTCGTTGGGCCATCCTTCGGGGAGAAAAGGAGACCGGGATCACCATCATGCTCATGGACGAGGGGCTGGACACCGGCCCCATCCTCCTGCAAAAGAAGATCTCCATCGGGGAGGAGGAGACCGGAGGGGAGCTTTACGAAAGGCTTTCCCGACTGGGGGCCGAGGCTCTGGAGGAGGCCCTTTCCCTTCATAAAGAAGGGCGCCTTAAGCCCCGGCCTCAGCCGGAAAACGGCGTTTCCTACGCCCCGCCTTTTAAAAAAGAAGACGCTGAGCTGGATTTCCATTCTCCGGCCTGGGAAGTGGCCTGTCGCATTCGGGCCTTTGATCCCCGCCCCGGGGCTTACACTTTTCTCCAAGGCCAGGTCTTTAAACTCTTCCGCCCGCAAGTGCTGGACCAGGAAAGCCCGGAGCCTCCCGGGACCCTTTTGGGGGTGACGGGGGAGAAACTCCTCATCGCCTGTGGAAAGGGGGTACTGGCGGTCTCCGAGGTCCAGCTTGCGGGAAAGCGTCGGATGACGGTCTCGGAATTTTTAAAGGGACATCGGCTGGCCGCAGGGACTCGGCTTGGACTAGACTAAATTTTTCCCCGTGGTGGTCATGGAAAGGCTGCAGTGAAGGATGCCCTTTAAGGCCTTGATGCGGTCGGCCAGATCCCGGATGGCGGAAACGGCCCCCCTCACGATGATGACCTCCAGGCACCGGTCGTGATCCAGGTGCACATGCTGGGTGGAGATGATCTGGGCGTAGTGGTCGTGCTGAAGATCGATCAGGCGGTCGGTAAGCTCCCGCTTGTGATGATCGTAAACATAGGTGATAGTGCCTACGACTTCGCGGCCACTCTCACGCCACTCCTCCTCTACCAGTTTTTCCCGAATGAGGTCTCGGATGGCCTCCGAGCGGTTCCTATAGTGCTTGCGCTGAAGATATTGATCAAACCTTTCAAGTAAACTCTCAGGGATGGAAACTCCAAAGCGCACGATTTCACTCATACGGGCCTCCTGTCGTAAGGATCGCTTGACTTTTAAGATATCTTTTTCCTAAAATATGTTCAATGCCGTATTATTTTACCTTCCGAAAGGGGGAGCGGGTTTACGGGCTCCGGGTGGAGGAGGTGGAGGGGGTGGCCCGATTGGGAGAGATCCTTCCGGCGGATTGGGCTCCGGAGTGGTTATTGGGTTTCACCTTTTTCCGGGGTCAAAATGTCCCGGTGATCGATCTGGAAAGGTATCTAGGGGAGCCCTCCGGTGAAGCTCCCTATCTGGTGGTGGCCGTGACCCCCGAGGGCTGGCTGGGCTTTGCCGCCTCGCGCTTGGGGGCTACCTATGAAAGCGAGGAAGAACCGGCACCTCTGGATAAACCGGTCCAGGGTCTGGTTGGAGAAATCCTTCTGGGGGGACACAGCGTGATCCTTCTTGATCCCCTGGAGATTTTAAGACAAGGAGGGTAAGTATGAAATGGGGCTTTAGGGCACGGTTTATTCTGGGGGCCATTCTGGCCTTCTTGGTGGTCCAGGGCGTTCTTTTCTATCACCATTGGCAGACCCAGAAGTTTCTTAAGACCAGCATTCGGGAGACCTTTGGTCACCAGCTTCATACCCTGGAGGCCCGGCTACAGGAATTCTTTAGCCAGCGATTTTTGGAACTAAAAAGCTGGGCCGGAAACGAGGTAATCAAGACCGCGGTGGTTATTGGAGGGGGGCAGGCCGGGGCCAACGATTATCTGGCCGGACTCCTCCGGGTTTACCGGATCTATCAGGACGTGCTCCTGGTGGACTCGGAAGGTCAGGTGATCGCCGCCGGGCGCCCGGAAGATCTGGGAAAAAAATTGAACCTGGCCTGGCCTAAGGGAAGCCCCGTAGGGGTGTGGGAAAAGGTCCTCTTGGGAGAAAGGGAGTATTTGGCCCTGGGGACCGTAGTGCAGGCTGGTCCGGAAGAGAAGGGCTGGCTGGTAGCCTTGATTCCCAAAGAGGCTCTGGCCCAGGAGACCCGGAATATGCTTATTCTGGCCGGGGCCCAAGCGGCGGTGGTAAACGAAAGGGGAGAAACTATCTGGGGGAAAACCCCTTTTAAGCCGGCTGAGGTCCCTTCCGGCTCGGTGACCCTTTTGGAAAAGGGAGGGGCCAAACACTTTGCCACCCGGAAAGCCCTTTCGGTGGGAGAGCGCCGCTGGTCGGTGATGCTCGCCGTGCCGGAGGAGACTCTGGCGGCCTTTCTGCGGTTCAACCAGCGCCTCTTTGCGGCCCTGGTGGCCGTGGGTGGTATTTTGGTCCTGGGACTCTTTTTGGTCTTGGAGACCACGGTGACCCGGCCGCTCCTTGCTCAGCTCCGTACCCTGAGAGAGATTGTGGGAACCTTCGATCTCGAGCGCCGGATGCCTCCGCGCGGAGTGCCGGAGGTGGCTGAAATCGCCGTAACCCTCAACCAATTCCTGGAAAAGCTATCGGAGACCGTACAGAACATCGTTGAAGCCGAGGGGACCCTTCGGGAACACGCCCGGGACCTGGCTCAGACCGCGCGGGAGATCGTCAAGCGGGCCGAGACCAACGCCCGGGAGACCGAGGAGGTCTTCCGACTCATTGAAGGTCTCGAGGGACTGGCCCGGGAGATGGAAGAAGAGGCCCGCAAGAGCGCCCAGGCTGTAGGCCAGGCCCAGGAGGCGGTTAACGAGCTTTCTAAAATCGCGGAGAAGATTTCCCGGCTCTCTTCCGAGAACCACGAAAAGGGCGGGGTGGCCCTGGACCAGGTGCAGGACATGGTGCTCATGACCGAGGAGGTCCGGGAAAAGGCCGAAAGACAGAGTCAGATTTCCGAGGAGACCCTAAAGGCCCTTGTCGAGGCCGCTGACGGAATGAAGCTGGCCCTGGAGCGTTCGCGGGCCGCGGCCGAGGAGGCCACCCGAGCCCTGGATCAAGTGAAAGAAGGCCGGCAGGCCCTGGAAACTTCTCTGGAGACCATCCGAAAGGTTACCGAGGGTGTGGCCCAGATGTCGGAGATCATCGACCTCATTCGAGACATTGCCGAACAGACTAACCTTTTGGCCCTGAACGCCTCCATCGAGGCGGCTCGGGCCGGAGAGGCCGGCCGGGGCTTTGCCGTGGTGGCCGAGGAGATCCGCCGGCTCTCGGAACGGATTACGGAGAGTGCGGAGGAGATCGCCTCTCTTATCCAACAAAATGTGGAAAGGGCCCGCCAGGGTGGAGAGATGGCCGAGCGGGGTGCCGGGGCCCTCGAAGGTATCTACCAGGCCACCGAGGCCAATTATCAGGCGGTTCAAGAGGTGGCCCGGGTCATGGAAACCCGGACCCAGGAGGTGAGCCGGGCTGCCCAGGCCATGGAAGAGTTGGAGAAGGCGACCCGAGAGATCCTGGAATCCAGCCGCCGGCAGGAAGAACTGGGGCACCAGGCCGCCCGGTCCATGTTCGAACTCCGTCGAGTCAGCCGGGAGGTCCTGGAGGTGACCCAGAACATCACCGGGGTGGCCGATCGTCTGGGGACGGTCTTTGGAGAGGTGGTGGAACACTCCAACACCATTAGTCGGGACACTAACACCCAGCGGGAGGAGACCGCCGAAGTCCGGCGCAGGATGCAAACGGTGGTGCAGGGAGCCTCTCAGAACGCGGAGGCCGCTACGGAGATGCAGGTGGATGTGGAAGAACTTCTGGAGGTGGCGGAAAAGCTCCACCAGGCCGTAAGTTACTTCCAGGTGGGCACCCAGCTATGAAAAAATGGGGCCTGCTCCTCCTTTTTTCGGGGTTTTTTCTTCCCCGAGTGCTCCTTGCGGCCGAGCTCCTCTGGGGGGTCCCCACCTCTCCTTCAAAGGTAAAGGAAACTTATCTCCAGTTGAAGCCTTTAGCGGACTATCTCTCCAAGAAGATGGGCCCTTCCTTCCGTCTGGAGCCCCTTCCCTGGAAGGCCTTTGAATCTTCC
This portion of the Thermosulfurimonas marina genome encodes:
- a CDS encoding methyl-accepting chemotaxis protein, producing the protein MKWGFRARFILGAILAFLVVQGVLFYHHWQTQKFLKTSIRETFGHQLHTLEARLQEFFSQRFLELKSWAGNEVIKTAVVIGGGQAGANDYLAGLLRVYRIYQDVLLVDSEGQVIAAGRPEDLGKKLNLAWPKGSPVGVWEKVLLGEREYLALGTVVQAGPEEKGWLVALIPKEALAQETRNMLILAGAQAAVVNERGETIWGKTPFKPAEVPSGSVTLLEKGGAKHFATRKALSVGERRWSVMLAVPEETLAAFLRFNQRLFAALVAVGGILVLGLFLVLETTVTRPLLAQLRTLREIVGTFDLERRMPPRGVPEVAEIAVTLNQFLEKLSETVQNIVEAEGTLREHARDLAQTAREIVKRAETNARETEEVFRLIEGLEGLAREMEEEARKSAQAVGQAQEAVNELSKIAEKISRLSSENHEKGGVALDQVQDMVLMTEEVREKAERQSQISEETLKALVEAADGMKLALERSRAAAEEATRALDQVKEGRQALETSLETIRKVTEGVAQMSEIIDLIRDIAEQTNLLALNASIEAARAGEAGRGFAVVAEEIRRLSERITESAEEIASLIQQNVERARQGGEMAERGAGALEGIYQATEANYQAVQEVARVMETRTQEVSRAAQAMEELEKATREILESSRRQEELGHQAARSMFELRRVSREVLEVTQNITGVADRLGTVFGEVVEHSNTISRDTNTQREETAEVRRRMQTVVQGASQNAEAATEMQVDVEELLEVAEKLHQAVSYFQVGTQL
- a CDS encoding chemotaxis protein CheW produces the protein MPYYFTFRKGERVYGLRVEEVEGVARLGEILPADWAPEWLLGFTFFRGQNVPVIDLERYLGEPSGEAPYLVVAVTPEGWLGFAASRLGATYESEEEPAPLDKPVQGLVGEILLGGHSVILLDPLEILRQGG
- the nikR gene encoding nickel-responsive transcriptional regulator NikR codes for the protein MSEIVRFGVSIPESLLERFDQYLQRKHYRNRSEAIRDLIREKLVEEEWRESGREVVGTITYVYDHHKRELTDRLIDLQHDHYAQIISTQHVHLDHDRCLEVIIVRGAVSAIRDLADRIKALKGILHCSLSMTTTGKNLV
- the fmt gene encoding methionyl-tRNA formyltransferase; this encodes MRYRVVFMGTPEFAVPALRALLESEEVLAVVTQPDKPRGRGRRLRPSPVKEVAFSAGLPVLAPLRLKDPEFLEPLRALAPDLIVVAAYGKILPREVLELPRYGCWNIHASLLPKYRGADPIRWAILRGEKETGITIMLMDEGLDTGPILLQKKISIGEEETGGELYERLSRLGAEALEEALSLHKEGRLKPRPQPENGVSYAPPFKKEDAELDFHSPAWEVACRIRAFDPRPGAYTFLQGQVFKLFRPQVLDQESPEPPGTLLGVTGEKLLIACGKGVLAVSEVQLAGKRRMTVSEFLKGHRLAAGTRLGLD